In the genome of Pseudarthrobacter sp. IC2-21, one region contains:
- a CDS encoding 3-hydroxyacyl-CoA dehydrogenase NAD-binding domain-containing protein — translation MSAADFTKLAGIFPNETVTHSYVQDIKLPGAPGQHGPGVFALITLDNGLDHSKPTTLGPNTLVELGTVLEGLKERAARGEIVGVGVTGKPYFLVAGADLSAVKSLENREHGLWMAQLGHDVYATLANLGVPSFAFINGVALGGGLEIALQSTYRTVSTGAGALALPEAFLGLVPGWGGVYILPRLIGPENAVKVMIENPLSNNRTLSGPQAFELGIADALFEPADFLEQSLLWAAKVITGDLAPERPNAVDPAEPAVADRWSAAVGAGRALVEAKTSNASPAPAKVLDILEANRTMSQAESAALECETLAGLMQTDEFRSTVYAFLDLVQKRSKRPAGAPDRKLARPVTKVGVVGAGLMASQLALLFARQLKVPVVMTDIDQARVDKGVGYVHAEVDKLLGKKRISPDAANRTKALVTGSVSKEAFADADFVIEAVFEELNVKKQVFAEVEAIVTPECILATNTSSLSVTAMAEDLARPERLVGFHFFNPVAVMPLLEIVRAPKTDDAVLATAFELAKGLKKTAVLVKDAPAFVVNRVLLRLMGEVVAAFDEGTPAGVADNALRPMGLPMTPFTLGAMVGLPVAQHVQESLHAAFGERFEVSANLQKLIDNGVKSLWAPTADGGQEIPASTLSLMSFGTSPSTGEDVLHRVQEALAEEIGLMLDEGVVAGPEDIDLCMILGAGWPMFLGGITPYLDRVGASERVNGKRFHAPGVTSAAAAVSRA, via the coding sequence ATGAGCGCCGCAGATTTCACCAAACTTGCCGGGATCTTTCCGAATGAGACGGTGACGCACTCCTACGTCCAGGACATCAAACTGCCGGGAGCACCGGGGCAGCACGGCCCTGGGGTCTTTGCCCTGATCACCCTCGACAACGGCCTGGACCATTCCAAGCCCACCACCCTGGGCCCGAACACCCTGGTTGAGCTGGGCACCGTTTTGGAAGGGCTCAAGGAGCGTGCCGCCCGCGGCGAAATCGTGGGCGTCGGCGTCACCGGCAAGCCCTACTTCCTGGTGGCCGGCGCAGACCTGTCCGCCGTCAAGTCACTGGAGAACCGTGAGCACGGCCTCTGGATGGCCCAGCTCGGACACGACGTCTACGCCACGCTGGCCAACCTCGGCGTACCCAGCTTCGCGTTCATCAACGGCGTTGCCCTGGGCGGTGGCCTGGAGATCGCCCTGCAGTCCACCTACCGCACGGTCTCCACGGGCGCCGGCGCACTCGCGCTGCCTGAGGCCTTCCTTGGCCTGGTTCCCGGTTGGGGCGGCGTCTACATCCTGCCGCGCCTGATCGGTCCGGAGAACGCGGTCAAGGTCATGATCGAAAACCCGCTCAGCAACAACCGCACCCTGAGCGGGCCGCAGGCCTTCGAACTCGGCATCGCCGATGCCCTGTTCGAACCGGCGGATTTCCTGGAACAGTCCCTGCTCTGGGCTGCCAAGGTGATCACCGGTGACCTGGCCCCCGAACGGCCCAACGCCGTGGACCCGGCAGAGCCCGCCGTGGCAGACCGCTGGTCCGCGGCCGTTGGAGCCGGCCGTGCGCTGGTGGAAGCCAAAACGTCCAACGCGTCCCCGGCGCCGGCCAAGGTGCTGGACATCCTTGAGGCGAACCGCACCATGAGCCAGGCCGAATCGGCGGCCCTCGAGTGTGAGACCCTCGCGGGCCTGATGCAGACGGATGAATTCCGCTCCACCGTCTACGCCTTCCTGGACCTGGTCCAGAAGAGGTCCAAGCGGCCCGCGGGCGCGCCCGACCGGAAGCTGGCACGGCCGGTCACCAAGGTCGGTGTGGTGGGCGCGGGGCTCATGGCGAGCCAGCTCGCCCTGTTGTTTGCCCGCCAGCTCAAGGTCCCGGTGGTGATGACGGACATCGACCAGGCCCGCGTGGACAAAGGCGTGGGCTATGTCCATGCCGAGGTGGACAAGCTGCTCGGCAAGAAGCGGATCAGCCCCGACGCAGCCAACCGAACGAAGGCCCTGGTGACCGGTTCGGTGTCCAAGGAGGCCTTCGCCGACGCCGATTTTGTCATCGAAGCCGTTTTCGAAGAGCTGAACGTCAAGAAGCAGGTCTTCGCCGAGGTGGAAGCCATCGTCACGCCGGAGTGCATCCTCGCCACCAACACCTCATCGCTCTCGGTCACCGCCATGGCTGAGGACCTCGCCCGCCCCGAGCGGCTGGTCGGCTTCCACTTCTTCAACCCGGTGGCCGTCATGCCGCTGCTGGAAATCGTCCGCGCGCCCAAGACCGACGACGCTGTCCTGGCCACAGCGTTCGAGCTGGCCAAGGGCCTGAAAAAGACGGCTGTCCTGGTCAAGGACGCGCCCGCCTTTGTGGTCAACAGGGTCCTGCTGCGCCTTATGGGCGAGGTGGTGGCGGCCTTTGATGAAGGCACCCCGGCCGGCGTCGCGGACAACGCACTCCGCCCCATGGGCCTGCCCATGACGCCGTTCACGCTCGGCGCCATGGTGGGCCTGCCGGTGGCGCAGCACGTCCAGGAATCCCTGCACGCCGCGTTCGGCGAGCGTTTTGAGGTGTCCGCCAACCTGCAGAAACTGATCGACAACGGTGTGAAGTCGCTCTGGGCTCCCACCGCCGACGGCGGCCAGGAAATCCCCGCGTCCACGCTTTCACTGATGTCCTTCGGCACGTCCCCGTCCACCGGCGAGGACGTGCTGCACCGGGTCCAGGAGGCCCTGGCGGAGGAAATCGGCCTGATGCTGGACGAAGGCGTGGTGGCCGGCCCCGAGGACATCGACCTGTGCATGATCCTGGGCGCCGGCTGGCCCATGTTCCTCGGTGGCATCACCCCTTACCTGGACCGCGTCGGCGCTTCCGAGCGGGTCAACGGCAAGCGCTTCCACGCCCCGGGTGTCACCTCCGCGGCGGCGGCGGTGAGCCGCGCTTAG
- a CDS encoding thiolase family protein, with translation MSQARPSGEHSSGSPRTVRDVVFVDGVRTPFGKAGDKGIYAGTRADDLMVKCIRELLRRNPTLPPARIDEVAVAATTQTGDQGLTLGRTAALLAGLPRTVPGFAIDRMCAGAMTAVTTTASGIGFGAYDVVIAGGVEHMGNHPMGSGADPNPRFMAERLVDPAALNMGNTAENLHDRFPEITKQRADAYAVASQDKLAAAYAREQIQPDLVPVAALKPGQGWTLNTVDEPPRPGTTLADLAALRTPFRAHGRVTAGNAAGLNDGATAAVLASSEAAAELGLPVKMRLVSYAYAGVEPEVMGIGPVPATEKALKNAGLSIEDIGLFEINEAFAVQVLSFLDHFGISDDDPRVNRYGGAIAVGHPLASSGVRLMNQLARQFEEDPSVRYGITTMCIGLGMGATVIWENPHHALYSGAAASEVHNANAAATTEGAAV, from the coding sequence GTGAGCCAAGCCCGCCCTAGCGGAGAACACAGCAGCGGATCCCCGCGCACGGTCCGCGACGTCGTCTTTGTTGACGGTGTCCGCACCCCCTTCGGGAAGGCCGGCGACAAAGGCATCTACGCCGGAACCCGTGCCGATGACCTGATGGTGAAATGCATCCGCGAACTCCTGCGCCGCAACCCCACCCTGCCGCCGGCGCGGATCGACGAAGTGGCCGTAGCGGCCACCACCCAAACCGGTGACCAGGGCCTGACGCTGGGCCGCACGGCTGCCCTCCTCGCCGGGCTCCCCCGCACGGTGCCCGGTTTCGCCATCGACCGGATGTGCGCGGGGGCAATGACCGCAGTCACCACCACGGCCAGCGGCATTGGCTTCGGCGCGTACGACGTCGTGATTGCCGGCGGTGTGGAGCACATGGGCAACCACCCGATGGGTTCCGGCGCGGACCCGAACCCGCGCTTTATGGCCGAACGGCTGGTGGACCCGGCCGCCCTCAACATGGGCAATACAGCGGAAAACCTGCATGACCGGTTCCCGGAAATCACGAAGCAGCGCGCGGACGCTTACGCCGTTGCTTCCCAGGACAAGCTGGCGGCGGCCTATGCGCGCGAACAGATCCAACCGGATCTTGTGCCCGTTGCCGCACTCAAGCCGGGCCAGGGCTGGACGCTGAACACCGTTGACGAGCCGCCGCGCCCGGGCACCACCCTGGCGGACCTTGCCGCGCTGCGCACACCGTTCCGCGCGCACGGCCGCGTTACGGCCGGCAACGCAGCCGGCCTGAACGACGGCGCCACCGCCGCGGTCCTGGCCTCCTCCGAGGCCGCCGCGGAACTTGGCCTGCCCGTCAAAATGCGCCTGGTCAGCTACGCCTACGCGGGGGTCGAGCCGGAAGTCATGGGCATCGGCCCCGTTCCGGCCACCGAAAAAGCACTGAAGAATGCCGGCCTCAGCATTGAAGACATCGGCCTTTTCGAGATCAATGAAGCGTTCGCCGTCCAGGTCCTGAGTTTCCTGGACCACTTTGGAATTTCCGACGACGACCCCCGGGTGAACCGCTACGGCGGCGCCATCGCCGTGGGCCATCCGCTTGCCTCCTCCGGCGTCCGGCTGATGAACCAGCTCGCACGGCAGTTCGAAGAAGACCCGTCCGTCCGGTACGGCATCACCACCATGTGCATCGGCCTGGGCATGGGTGCCACCGTGATCTGGGAAAACCCGCACCACGCCCTTTACAGCGGCGCGGCAGCATCAGAGGTCCACAACGCAAACGCCGCAGCAACCACCGAAGGAGCCGCCGTATGA
- a CDS encoding HRDC domain-containing protein — MTPHIPDNTTAGAPAAETTSHISVEGFDSQVPAVIDLDAPRDGVPLVIETQSGLERCAAAIAAGTGPAGVDAERASGFRYGQRAFLVQIRREGAGTWLIDPEPFDDLAIINDALKGVEWILHAASQDLPCLLELGMWPDKLFDTELAARLAGLPRVGLAAVIEQLLGFGLAKEHSAADWSTRPLPEPWLRYAALDVEVLTELREELIELLQADDKLEYAEQEFAAILAAGVAPPRIDPWRKTSGLHQIRDRRQLAAVRELWLERDSLAQKRDVAPGRLIPDSALVSAAKAMPSTVPQLLGTKGFHGRAAQREAPRWLRCIAAARELEELPPLHLPTNAPPPPRVWADRDPEAARRLSTARPLLQAKADELNLPLENLLTPDYLRRVAWRPPAELSEEAIAAELSSLGARPWQIGLVAPLITDAFRNPQPLPEKETKAAAPTD, encoded by the coding sequence ATGACCCCTCACATTCCGGATAACACCACAGCCGGCGCCCCGGCTGCTGAAACCACTTCCCACATCTCGGTGGAGGGCTTCGACAGTCAGGTCCCCGCCGTCATAGACCTCGATGCACCCCGCGACGGTGTGCCACTCGTCATTGAAACCCAGTCCGGGCTGGAGCGGTGCGCCGCAGCCATCGCCGCCGGAACCGGACCCGCAGGAGTCGACGCCGAGCGCGCCTCGGGATTCCGCTACGGGCAGCGCGCCTTCCTGGTCCAGATCCGCCGCGAAGGCGCCGGCACCTGGCTGATCGACCCCGAACCGTTCGATGACCTGGCCATCATCAATGACGCACTCAAGGGCGTGGAGTGGATCCTCCATGCCGCCAGCCAGGACCTGCCCTGCCTGCTGGAGCTGGGCATGTGGCCGGACAAGCTGTTTGACACGGAACTGGCGGCCCGGCTCGCCGGGCTGCCGCGCGTCGGCCTGGCTGCGGTCATCGAGCAGTTGCTCGGGTTTGGCCTAGCCAAAGAGCACTCTGCCGCGGACTGGTCCACCCGCCCGCTGCCCGAACCATGGCTGCGCTATGCCGCACTGGACGTGGAGGTCCTCACAGAGCTGCGCGAGGAACTCATCGAGCTGCTCCAGGCCGACGACAAGCTCGAGTACGCCGAGCAGGAATTCGCTGCGATCCTCGCTGCCGGGGTTGCACCCCCCAGGATTGATCCCTGGCGGAAGACCTCAGGACTGCATCAGATCCGCGACCGCCGCCAGCTCGCGGCAGTCCGGGAGCTGTGGCTGGAGCGGGACTCGTTGGCACAGAAGCGTGACGTTGCGCCCGGCAGGCTGATTCCTGATTCCGCCCTGGTCTCGGCAGCGAAGGCGATGCCCTCCACGGTTCCCCAGCTCCTGGGCACCAAGGGTTTCCACGGGCGGGCTGCGCAGCGCGAGGCACCCCGGTGGCTTCGGTGCATCGCGGCCGCCAGGGAGCTGGAGGAACTGCCGCCGCTGCACCTGCCCACGAATGCCCCTCCCCCGCCCCGCGTCTGGGCGGACCGCGACCCCGAGGCGGCCAGGCGGTTGTCCACAGCCCGTCCGCTGCTCCAGGCGAAAGCCGACGAACTGAACCTGCCGCTGGAAAACCTGCTGACACCGGACTACCTGCGGCGCGTGGCGTGGCGTCCGCCGGCGGAACTCAGCGAAGAGGCCATAGCCGCCGAACTCAGCTCACTGGGTGCGCGCCCGTGGCAAATCGGTCTGGTCGCGCCGCTGATCACGGACGCTTTCCGCAACCCTCAGCCGCTCCCTGAGAAGGAAACCAAAGCCGCGGCGCCAACGGACTAA
- a CDS encoding DUF3000 domain-containing protein: MVNALAQVPPEFLHALGTLRKAHCRSELHLAEIPAPARLAPFAVALGAEVMAPGPGKATTPVHGPAAMALAAASGSEDEADTELATGRFILLHDPEGSAVWDGEFRIVTYIRAQLEPEMGNDEMLGTVAWTWLVEALENHKAPYRAAGGTATRVLSESFGTLSDRPGSIDIELRASWTPASSDVTAHLEAWSDMVCTFAGLPPLPDGVSALPNRRRN, translated from the coding sequence ATGGTGAACGCACTCGCCCAGGTTCCCCCGGAATTTCTCCACGCCTTGGGAACCCTCAGGAAGGCCCACTGCCGCAGTGAACTGCACCTGGCGGAAATTCCCGCGCCGGCACGCCTGGCCCCGTTCGCCGTCGCCCTCGGCGCCGAGGTGATGGCACCGGGCCCCGGTAAAGCCACCACTCCGGTGCACGGCCCGGCGGCCATGGCCCTGGCCGCCGCTTCGGGCTCCGAGGACGAGGCCGACACCGAGCTGGCCACGGGCCGGTTCATCCTTCTGCACGACCCCGAGGGATCCGCGGTCTGGGACGGCGAATTCCGCATCGTCACGTACATCCGGGCGCAACTCGAGCCGGAAATGGGCAATGACGAAATGCTCGGCACCGTCGCCTGGACCTGGCTCGTTGAAGCGCTTGAGAACCACAAGGCCCCGTACCGGGCAGCCGGCGGGACCGCCACCCGCGTCCTGTCGGAGAGCTTCGGAACGTTGTCGGACCGGCCCGGCTCGATCGACATCGAACTGCGCGCTTCCTGGACCCCCGCGTCCTCTGATGTCACCGCGCATTTGGAGGCGTGGTCCGACATGGTGTGTACGTTCGCGGGCCTGCCCCCGCTGCCCGACGGCGTCTCCGCCCTGCCGAACCGCCGCCGGAACTAG
- a CDS encoding low specificity L-threonine aldolase yields the protein MTTTAQAAPRTGNPASRLHDPSIRGFASDNYSGVHPEVLAALAAANEGHQVSYGEDDYTARLQELMEEHFGAGIECFPVFNGTGANVLSLQSLLPRWGAVVCASTAHINMDENGAPERIGGIKLLQVPTPDGKLTPELIDREAWGFGDEHRAQPLAVSITQTTELGTCYTPDEVRAIAEHAHSKGMKLHMDGARLANAAAHLGVPLRAFTRDAGVDILSFGGTKNGLLYGEVVVALNPEAAHGLVFLRKMNMQLASKMRFLSAQFIALLEGDLWLRSAAHANAMAARLRAAVETIEGVEPTQKTESNGVFAVLPAGVADRLRKSFRFYDWDEAAREVRWMCSFDTSEEDIDAFVAAIRHELTAHHEHGAAR from the coding sequence ATGACAACCACGGCACAGGCCGCACCCCGGACCGGCAACCCCGCTTCGCGGCTGCACGATCCCTCCATCCGCGGCTTTGCATCGGACAACTACTCCGGGGTCCACCCGGAAGTCCTGGCGGCGCTGGCGGCAGCCAACGAGGGCCACCAGGTGTCCTACGGCGAGGACGATTACACCGCCCGCCTGCAGGAACTGATGGAGGAGCACTTCGGAGCCGGCATCGAATGCTTCCCGGTCTTCAACGGCACCGGCGCGAACGTCCTGTCCCTCCAGTCACTTCTGCCGCGGTGGGGCGCGGTGGTGTGCGCGTCGACGGCCCACATCAACATGGATGAGAACGGCGCCCCGGAACGCATCGGCGGGATCAAGCTGCTTCAGGTCCCCACCCCGGACGGGAAATTGACTCCGGAACTGATTGACCGCGAGGCCTGGGGCTTCGGCGATGAGCACCGTGCGCAGCCGCTGGCGGTTTCCATCACCCAGACCACTGAATTGGGCACCTGCTACACCCCGGATGAGGTCCGCGCCATCGCCGAGCACGCCCACTCCAAGGGCATGAAACTCCACATGGACGGGGCACGGCTGGCGAATGCGGCCGCGCACCTGGGCGTGCCGCTGCGGGCATTCACGCGCGACGCCGGGGTGGACATTTTGTCCTTCGGCGGCACCAAGAACGGGCTGCTTTACGGCGAGGTGGTGGTGGCCCTGAACCCTGAAGCCGCCCACGGCCTGGTGTTCCTCCGCAAAATGAACATGCAGCTCGCCTCAAAAATGCGTTTCCTTTCGGCCCAGTTCATTGCGCTGCTGGAGGGCGATCTGTGGCTCCGTTCCGCCGCGCATGCCAACGCCATGGCAGCCCGGCTGAGGGCTGCGGTGGAGACGATCGAGGGCGTAGAGCCCACCCAAAAGACGGAATCCAACGGTGTGTTCGCGGTCCTGCCGGCCGGGGTGGCGGACCGGCTGCGGAAGTCGTTCCGGTTCTATGACTGGGATGAAGCCGCCCGCGAGGTCCGCTGGATGTGCTCCTTTGATACCAGCGAGGAGGACATCGACGCCTTCGTGGCGGCGATCCGCCACGAACTGACGGCCCACCATGAGCACGGGGCGGCCAGGTAG
- a CDS encoding SDR family NAD(P)-dependent oxidoreductase, with the protein MSDPSQLQVLVTGGSGPSGVAVARALRQAGFRVLTVGSDQGRIEAAAAQAGDGVMPLVCDLADLAGVRALRETLAETTGPPDAVIHLVGGWRGAKGIPDQSDADWDFLEQGAITTLRNVSRVFYDDIAASGSGRFAIVSSTAVESPTAAAASYVAAKAAAEAWTLAMAEGLARSAAGAGTDLRSAAVVLVVKALVHPELRKAHPERTFPGATDVEDLAAAVVGLFSRPASELNGRRVRLAPGPARPAQPAPGPTSLD; encoded by the coding sequence GTGAGCGATCCCAGCCAGCTGCAGGTCCTGGTCACCGGCGGCAGCGGACCCTCCGGGGTGGCCGTCGCCAGGGCCCTCCGGCAGGCCGGGTTCCGGGTCCTGACGGTAGGTTCGGACCAGGGGCGCATCGAAGCCGCAGCCGCACAGGCGGGCGACGGCGTCATGCCCCTGGTGTGCGACCTTGCCGACCTGGCCGGTGTCCGCGCCCTCCGGGAGACACTGGCGGAAACCACCGGGCCGCCGGACGCCGTGATCCACCTAGTGGGAGGCTGGCGGGGCGCCAAAGGCATTCCGGACCAGAGCGACGCCGATTGGGACTTCCTTGAGCAGGGCGCCATCACCACCCTCCGGAACGTTTCCCGCGTTTTCTACGACGACATTGCCGCCTCCGGCAGTGGAAGGTTCGCCATCGTCTCTTCCACCGCGGTGGAGAGTCCGACGGCGGCCGCGGCGAGCTATGTGGCGGCCAAAGCCGCAGCGGAAGCCTGGACCCTGGCCATGGCCGAAGGCCTGGCACGTTCAGCTGCCGGGGCAGGCACGGACCTTCGGAGCGCCGCCGTCGTGCTGGTGGTCAAGGCGCTGGTGCATCCGGAACTGCGGAAGGCGCACCCGGAACGGACCTTTCCCGGTGCCACCGACGTTGAAGACCTGGCGGCCGCCGTCGTCGGGCTGTTCAGCCGCCCGGCATCGGAGCTGAACGGACGCCGCGTGCGGCTCGCGCCCGGGCCTGCCCGCCCTGCACAGCCCGCCCCGGGCCCGACCTCCCTAGACTAA
- a CDS encoding DUF6421 family protein yields the protein MTVTITAGPTRISAENPAWLRLRTAAELLQGLQSQDGSVPDPGHHAAAAREVAAITEAISELAPLFAHDAAYLDAVVDDFEAWAASGFGVPDFLSSLLAFQPQLQRQDGLEHLVVFPMYTQNGSSSRLVEAVLVEVIWPEFVAGLEAGDYSNKLFVPIRFLDFTRGYNTNSAVLFPETVAVRETPTFTWGAIFADREAARFRRVVRAAADITSLDLPEGAAALLADQQLAEATFVMWDLIHDRTHMRGDLPFDPFMIKQRMPYFLYSLEELRCDLTAFRESVRIEHDEDALPEASRHAKLVQYAIIFDRIFRFAITGSRVRNYDGLGGQLLFAWLHQHHVLHWTDTRLRIDWDQVADAVIALGSAIDDLYWRSIDRPKTAHWLAAYDLISGTVTPNPASVWAKGADALPVSGPPRGLTDQVLDDEFPLSMFYEALEKKMRPVIESTAGITGASAL from the coding sequence ATGACTGTCACCATCACCGCTGGCCCCACCAGGATCAGCGCTGAAAACCCCGCCTGGCTCAGGCTCAGGACCGCCGCGGAACTGCTGCAGGGGCTGCAGAGCCAGGACGGATCGGTGCCTGACCCGGGCCACCACGCCGCTGCTGCCCGTGAGGTCGCTGCGATCACCGAAGCGATCAGCGAACTCGCGCCGCTCTTCGCGCACGACGCAGCCTACCTGGACGCCGTCGTCGACGACTTCGAGGCCTGGGCGGCGAGCGGTTTTGGCGTGCCGGACTTCCTGTCCTCACTGCTGGCTTTCCAGCCGCAGCTGCAGCGCCAGGACGGGCTGGAGCACCTTGTTGTCTTCCCCATGTACACCCAGAACGGAAGCAGCAGCAGGCTCGTGGAGGCCGTCCTGGTTGAGGTCATCTGGCCCGAGTTCGTGGCCGGGCTGGAGGCAGGCGACTACTCCAACAAGCTCTTTGTGCCCATCCGTTTCCTGGACTTCACCCGCGGCTACAACACCAACTCGGCAGTGCTCTTCCCGGAAACTGTTGCCGTCAGGGAAACGCCGACTTTCACCTGGGGCGCCATCTTCGCGGACCGCGAGGCCGCCCGCTTCCGCCGCGTGGTGCGCGCGGCAGCGGACATCACCTCCCTGGATCTTCCCGAGGGTGCTGCCGCCCTGCTGGCAGACCAGCAACTGGCCGAGGCCACGTTTGTGATGTGGGACCTGATCCACGACCGGACGCACATGCGCGGGGATCTGCCCTTCGATCCGTTCATGATCAAGCAGCGCATGCCCTACTTCCTGTATTCGCTGGAGGAACTGCGCTGCGACCTCACCGCGTTCCGGGAGTCCGTGCGGATTGAGCACGACGAGGACGCCCTCCCGGAGGCCAGCCGGCACGCCAAACTTGTGCAGTACGCCATCATCTTCGACCGGATCTTCCGCTTTGCGATCACCGGCAGCCGGGTGCGCAACTACGACGGCCTCGGCGGCCAGCTGCTCTTCGCGTGGCTGCACCAGCACCATGTCCTGCATTGGACCGACACCCGGCTCCGCATCGACTGGGACCAGGTGGCGGATGCGGTCATCGCGCTCGGGTCCGCCATCGACGACCTCTACTGGCGCTCCATCGACCGGCCCAAGACGGCGCACTGGCTGGCAGCCTATGATTTGATTTCCGGCACGGTCACGCCCAACCCGGCATCAGTCTGGGCTAAGGGCGCGGACGCCCTTCCGGTGTCCGGGCCGCCCCGCGGCCTGACCGACCAGGTGCTGGACGACGAATTCCCGCTGTCCATGTTCTACGAGGCATTGGAGAAAAAAATGCGCCCGGTCATCGAATCCACCGCAGGCATCACCGGAGCCTCCGCCCTGTGA
- the msrB gene encoding peptide-methionine (R)-S-oxide reductase MsrB, with protein sequence MSIFGKSVFGNKATDSIPAPAAGDGAAAPEAAVRKSDDEWRQELTPEEYHVLRQAGTERPYTGEYVDTHTEGVYQCRACGAELFRSNEKFDSHCGWPSFWAPLADGTVRYIHDRTLGMERVEVRCSNCDSHLGHVFAGEGYGTPTDQRYCINSVSLRLVPRDAGESEAAQS encoded by the coding sequence ATGAGTATTTTTGGAAAGAGCGTTTTCGGAAACAAAGCCACCGATTCCATCCCCGCGCCGGCCGCGGGCGACGGAGCCGCAGCGCCGGAAGCGGCGGTCCGGAAGTCCGACGACGAGTGGCGGCAGGAGCTGACCCCGGAGGAGTACCACGTGCTCCGGCAGGCCGGCACCGAGCGCCCGTACACCGGCGAGTACGTGGACACCCACACGGAGGGCGTCTACCAGTGCCGCGCGTGCGGGGCCGAACTCTTCAGGAGCAACGAGAAGTTCGACTCCCACTGTGGATGGCCCTCTTTCTGGGCCCCCCTGGCGGACGGTACGGTGCGGTATATCCATGACCGCACCCTCGGCATGGAGCGGGTTGAGGTGCGGTGCTCGAACTGCGACTCCCACCTGGGCCATGTCTTTGCCGGCGAAGGCTACGGTACTCCCACCGACCAGCGGTACTGCATCAATTCGGTATCCCTGAGGCTGGTTCCACGGGACGCCGGGGAGTCCGAAGCGGCGCAGTCCTAA
- a CDS encoding alpha/beta hydrolase family protein yields MAPSTRTPTLTAIPSAPADGRMSLRAKWTLGGAIGGGALAGLLATGSSALALYFARRVITPVKQRAADQEVLAVIRDGDVMQAIFAATPETTVEGVYGFFFDGGKGHARIGRIVSYSPADGTVLREVEAVYAGDFDAARRGWWSGAHYPDPAAAGIGAEDVLIDVDGGQAPAWLVRAEGGGRIWAIMVHGRGATRQEALRAVPPALELGLTSLLISYRNDGLAPSADDGRYGLGSTEWRDVDAAIGYALANGAQELVLFGWSMGGAICLQTADLSRHRHLIRALVLDAPVINWVNVLAHHAQLNRIPSLVGRYGQLMLGHPLGRRLTGLSAPVDLKAMDWVARAVEVRTPTLIIHSIDDEYVPYEPSAILAERNPDMVTFEAFSRARHTKEWNVDPERWESVVKAWLRTQLAPRTNPGQRRAEEP; encoded by the coding sequence ATGGCACCTTCCACGCGAACTCCAACGTTGACGGCGATCCCTTCCGCTCCGGCTGACGGGCGCATGTCGCTCCGCGCCAAGTGGACCCTCGGTGGCGCCATCGGCGGCGGGGCCCTCGCGGGACTGCTTGCGACAGGATCTTCCGCTCTCGCCCTGTATTTTGCCCGGCGGGTCATCACTCCGGTCAAGCAGCGGGCCGCCGACCAGGAAGTCCTGGCGGTCATCCGGGACGGGGACGTGATGCAGGCCATTTTCGCCGCCACGCCCGAGACCACCGTGGAGGGTGTGTACGGCTTCTTTTTCGACGGCGGCAAGGGACACGCCCGCATTGGTCGGATCGTTTCCTACTCGCCGGCTGACGGCACCGTCCTGCGCGAAGTGGAAGCCGTTTACGCCGGCGACTTCGACGCCGCACGCCGCGGGTGGTGGAGCGGCGCGCACTATCCGGATCCGGCCGCAGCGGGGATCGGGGCCGAGGACGTGCTGATCGACGTCGACGGCGGGCAGGCGCCCGCCTGGCTGGTCCGGGCCGAGGGTGGCGGCAGGATCTGGGCCATCATGGTTCACGGCCGGGGAGCAACCCGCCAGGAGGCCCTGCGCGCCGTACCCCCTGCACTGGAACTGGGGCTGACCAGCCTGCTGATCTCCTACCGGAACGACGGACTGGCTCCCTCAGCTGACGACGGCCGGTACGGCCTTGGGTCCACCGAGTGGAGGGACGTGGACGCGGCCATCGGGTATGCCCTGGCCAACGGCGCCCAAGAGCTTGTCCTTTTCGGCTGGTCCATGGGCGGCGCCATCTGCCTGCAGACGGCGGACCTGTCCCGCCACCGTCACCTCATCCGGGCCCTGGTCCTCGATGCGCCGGTCATCAACTGGGTCAACGTCCTGGCACACCACGCCCAGCTGAACAGGATTCCGTCCTTGGTGGGGCGGTACGGGCAGCTCATGCTGGGCCACCCGCTGGGGCGCCGGCTCACCGGCCTTTCGGCACCCGTCGACCTCAAGGCCATGGACTGGGTGGCGCGTGCCGTCGAGGTCCGCACGCCCACGCTGATCATCCACAGCATCGACGACGAGTATGTTCCCTATGAGCCCTCCGCCATCCTGGCTGAGCGGAATCCGGACATGGTCACGTTCGAAGCCTTCAGCCGTGCCAGGCACACGAAGGAATGGAACGTTGATCCCGAGCGCTGGGAAAGCGTGGTCAAGGCGTGGCTCCGCACCCAGCTGGCGCCGCGGACCAATCCCGGGCAGCGCAGGGCGGAGGAACCTTAG